A genomic region of Gammaproteobacteria bacterium contains the following coding sequences:
- a CDS encoding sulfoxide reductase heme-binding subunit YedZ, which translates to MSRFAIHALLSVPGVLLIYGWQTDQLGVDAEKTVIWETGIWAFNLLITVLVLPVIVRWAQWSTLLRYRRAVGLWVFAYASAHLVCFLTFLLGWDIARLGEEVSERPYVLAGFSAWLILLIMALTSTRRWMRRLGRWWKRLHTMVYGVLGLAAVHYLLMIRSDWAWPVAYAVCAVTLLVMRLIHHRQVTITGR; encoded by the coding sequence GTGAGCCGATTCGCAATTCACGCACTACTGTCAGTCCCAGGCGTGTTGTTGATCTATGGTTGGCAGACGGATCAACTGGGTGTAGATGCGGAAAAGACCGTAATCTGGGAAACCGGTATCTGGGCTTTTAACCTTCTAATAACTGTTCTTGTGCTGCCGGTGATCGTACGCTGGGCACAGTGGAGCACACTTTTGCGTTACCGTCGAGCGGTGGGGTTGTGGGTTTTCGCCTACGCTTCAGCGCACCTCGTGTGTTTCCTCACGTTTCTGCTGGGCTGGGACATCGCTCGTCTGGGCGAGGAGGTGAGCGAGCGCCCCTACGTGCTGGCGGGGTTCAGCGCTTGGCTCATACTGCTGATCATGGCGCTGACCTCGACCCGGCGTTGGATGCGTCGTCTGGGTCGGTGGTGGAAACGGTTACACACGATGGTTTACGGGGTGCTTGGACTCGCTGCTGTGCACTATCTGCTCATGATACGCAGTGACTGGGCCTGGCCGGTGGCGTATGCGGTGTGTGCCGTGACACTGCTCGTGATGCGGTTGATCCACCACCGGCAGGTGACGATAACTGGCCGCTGA
- a CDS encoding GntR family transcriptional regulator, translating into MSATVTSLSQARRSQTTLAYEKLEELIVTLQLKPGSSHSENSLQQLIGIGRTPVRESLQRLSREGLVEILPRKGIKITRVDYEGQFLRVELSRTLLALMARTGAVRATSEQKQAFGDIAVAYDKVARTPDLDSIMQLDKTMFNLFCDACHNEHVCRATRLLVGENRRLRYIHFQKHADIPVFARIRAELARALHQGDPEAAEAIVHRRMDYIESTLKGRIHTNDQ; encoded by the coding sequence ATGAGCGCCACCGTCACTTCACTTTCTCAGGCCCGACGCAGTCAGACAACACTTGCCTATGAAAAACTTGAAGAACTGATTGTTACGCTGCAACTTAAGCCCGGCTCAAGCCACAGTGAAAATAGTTTACAGCAGTTGATCGGAATTGGTCGTACACCTGTTCGTGAGTCACTGCAGCGACTCTCCAGAGAAGGACTGGTTGAAATCCTCCCCCGCAAAGGCATCAAAATCACCCGGGTCGACTATGAAGGTCAGTTCCTGCGGGTCGAGCTGAGCCGTACTTTGCTTGCTTTGATGGCCAGAACCGGTGCTGTCAGAGCCACCTCGGAACAAAAACAGGCTTTTGGCGATATTGCAGTTGCTTACGACAAGGTTGCCCGGACTCCAGACCTGGACTCGATCATGCAGTTGGACAAGACAATGTTCAATCTTTTTTGCGATGCCTGCCACAATGAACACGTCTGTCGCGCGACAAGGCTTCTTGTGGGCGAAAACCGCCGGCTTCGATACATCCATTTTCAGAAACACGCCGACATCCCTGTCTTTGCTCGGATCCGGGCAGAACTTGCCCGTGCACTCCACCAGGGCGACCCGGAAGCCGCGGAAGCCATTGTTCACCGGCGAATGGACTACATTGAATCAACGTTGAAAGGCAGGATACATACCAACGACCAGTAA
- a CDS encoding GntR family transcriptional regulator: MASPNLKSDLSIRKSLTTTAYEQLEELIVTTVLEPGANLSEATLVEQLNIGRTPIREALQKLEREGLIRILPRKGIEVTDLNPAKQLLMLELRRNLENLLARSGALRATKAERLALIVIADAIDEAAAAGSDIDFLRQDYALNQLMAQVAHNEYASRAIGLIHGLARRFWFVHYKTTANMPLCSSLHANLARKVAEGDPETAAAAVDALMDYLEEFTRATLRAPDRPS; encoded by the coding sequence ATGGCAAGTCCAAACCTAAAATCTGACTTAAGCATACGAAAAAGTCTAACGACAACCGCGTACGAACAGCTTGAAGAGCTAATCGTTACTACGGTGCTGGAACCAGGCGCTAATTTGTCGGAAGCAACCCTTGTCGAACAACTTAACATTGGTCGAACACCCATCAGAGAAGCACTGCAGAAATTGGAACGCGAAGGGCTGATCAGGATTTTGCCGCGTAAAGGTATTGAGGTAACCGACCTTAATCCGGCCAAACAGCTTCTGATGCTGGAGTTGCGACGTAATCTGGAAAATCTGCTGGCAAGATCAGGTGCTTTGAGAGCTACAAAAGCAGAGCGTTTGGCGCTCATAGTCATCGCTGATGCGATAGACGAGGCAGCCGCTGCAGGGAGTGATATCGATTTCCTGCGACAGGACTACGCACTCAACCAGCTAATGGCACAAGTAGCTCACAACGAATACGCGAGCCGGGCCATTGGTCTGATCCACGGACTTGCGAGGCGATTCTGGTTCGTTCATTACAAGACCACCGCCAATATGCCTTTGTGTTCCAGCCTACACGCCAACCTTGCCCGAAAAGTAGCTGAAGGCGACCCAGAAACAGCAGCCGCTGCCGTTGACGCGCTGATGGATTACCTTGAGGAGTTCACCCGCGCAACCCTGAGGGCCCCTGACCGACCGAGCTAA
- a CDS encoding DEAD/DEAH box helicase, whose translation MPKSLNYQITAQFQQVLDLLSVGTPAVVFVTGSAGTGKSTLIEVLRAELDRRLVVLAPTGVAALNVQGQTIHSFFQLPPGPQPKAKKVLGPARDVIAQMDILVIDEVSMVRADLLDAVDEALRLNTKKKSARFGGKTVVLVGDMHQLPPVIAGCEERQLFEDAYESPYFFSADCLKHESLACVTLTESFRQSDEKFIQLLDNIRLGRHLEHTVQALNASIGDRMSDAENRLVLTAVNARARQFNEQQLGRLTGNEWLYSAELKGDWLENETQLPSPTELRLKADAQVMFTKNGPDWVNGTLGRVVDLDHESIEVELLSDTGSGAVVGVERESWERYRYKWDAKRRHVDTEVIGTYTQFPFILAWAVTVHKAQGLTLDNIDIDLGRGFFAAGQAYVALSRCRTLEGIAFNRPLRAEDIRCDPVIQSFYAGLYQPEF comes from the coding sequence ATGCCCAAGTCGCTGAATTACCAGATCACAGCACAATTTCAGCAAGTGCTGGACCTTCTGAGTGTGGGGACGCCCGCGGTGGTGTTTGTAACTGGTTCAGCCGGCACCGGCAAATCCACCCTGATCGAGGTCTTGCGTGCTGAATTGGACCGACGTCTGGTCGTTTTGGCACCAACTGGTGTGGCAGCGCTCAATGTTCAGGGACAAACCATTCATTCGTTCTTTCAGTTGCCACCAGGGCCACAACCCAAGGCCAAGAAAGTTCTCGGCCCGGCTCGGGACGTCATCGCGCAAATGGATATTCTGGTTATCGATGAAGTCTCCATGGTGCGAGCAGATTTGCTGGATGCGGTCGACGAAGCGTTACGCTTAAACACGAAGAAAAAATCGGCACGTTTCGGCGGCAAAACTGTCGTGCTTGTTGGAGATATGCATCAGTTGCCACCTGTTATCGCCGGCTGCGAGGAACGGCAGCTGTTTGAAGACGCCTACGAATCACCTTACTTTTTTAGTGCCGATTGCCTTAAGCATGAGTCACTGGCATGCGTAACACTGACTGAGTCATTCCGCCAGTCCGACGAGAAGTTCATTCAACTGCTGGATAACATTCGGTTGGGCCGGCATCTTGAGCACACGGTGCAAGCGCTGAATGCTTCTATAGGCGATAGAATGAGTGATGCAGAGAATCGATTGGTTCTGACGGCGGTAAATGCGCGGGCACGCCAGTTCAATGAACAGCAACTCGGTCGGCTGACGGGAAATGAATGGCTCTATAGTGCTGAGCTCAAAGGGGACTGGCTGGAGAATGAAACCCAGTTGCCTTCACCGACTGAGCTTCGCCTTAAGGCCGACGCGCAGGTCATGTTCACAAAAAATGGCCCTGACTGGGTAAACGGCACTCTAGGCAGAGTGGTCGATCTCGATCACGAGTCTATTGAGGTAGAGCTTTTATCAGACACAGGCTCGGGTGCAGTCGTAGGCGTTGAGCGAGAATCCTGGGAACGTTACCGTTACAAGTGGGATGCCAAAAGACGTCACGTCGACACCGAGGTTATTGGAACCTACACCCAGTTTCCATTTATTCTCGCCTGGGCAGTTACAGTGCACAAAGCGCAAGGCCTGACGCTGGATAACATCGACATCGACCTTGGTCGTGGTTTTTTTGCGGCTGGTCAGGCTTATGTCGCGCTCAGTCGTTGCCGTACTCTGGAAGGTATTGCTTTTAACCGCCCCTTGCGTGCAGAAGATATTCGTTGCGACCCTGTCATCCAGTCGTTTTATGCCGGCCTTTATCAGCCAGAATTCTGA
- a CDS encoding DNA-3-methyladenine glycosylase 2 family protein: protein MLIDRRTIRKGLSVIAANDCDVAQALKRVGYPEPRIRPVGFKALLSIIVSQQISTGAAQSIMGRVRALLPEISAPATLALSDGALRKAGLSGRKVEYVNSLAQAIVTGQFDPIALEQQADSQVIASICMLRGLGRWSAEVYLMFSLQRPDVFPAGDLALQRALQKLKGWDNRPSADETRAAVAHWMPWRTVGSLFLWHFYRGAPT, encoded by the coding sequence ATGTTGATTGACCGGCGAACTATCCGCAAAGGCCTGAGCGTCATTGCAGCAAACGACTGTGACGTCGCTCAGGCGCTGAAACGGGTCGGCTACCCCGAGCCTCGTATCCGGCCAGTCGGTTTCAAGGCATTGCTATCCATCATTGTCAGCCAGCAGATCTCAACCGGGGCAGCCCAATCCATCATGGGCCGAGTACGGGCCCTGCTGCCGGAAATATCAGCCCCCGCGACACTGGCACTGTCCGATGGTGCACTGCGCAAGGCCGGGCTGTCGGGCCGCAAAGTGGAATATGTCAATAGCCTGGCCCAGGCGATCGTGACCGGACAATTCGACCCAATCGCTCTTGAGCAGCAAGCGGATAGCCAGGTCATTGCGTCTATTTGTATGCTGCGTGGGTTGGGGCGCTGGAGTGCTGAAGTCTATTTGATGTTCTCGCTGCAAAGGCCAGATGTCTTTCCCGCAGGTGACCTTGCGTTGCAGCGTGCACTGCAGAAACTCAAGGGTTGGGACAACCGGCCCAGCGCCGACGAGACCCGTGCGGCTGTCGCCCACTGGATGCCATGGCGTACCGTGGGTAGTCTTTTCTTGTGGCACTTTTACCGCGGTGCCCCAACCTGA
- the ettA gene encoding energy-dependent translational throttle protein EttA, which yields MAQYVYSMMGVGKVVPPKKYILKDISLSFFPGAKIGVLGLNGAGKSTVLRIMAGLDPEFEGEAIPQKNLKIGYLPQEPVLDVTKDVRGNVEEGVYDRRVLLTRFNEVSLRFAEPLEDDEMAALIEEQGELQTQIDALGAWELDRNLEIAADALRLPPWDARVEHLSGGEQRRVALCRLLLTEPDMLLLDEPTNHLDAESVAWLERYLERYPGTVIAVTHDRYFLDNVAGWILELDRGQGIPWEGNYSSWLEQKHTRLKMEEKSQSARRKTIESELEWVRTNPKGRQAKNKARLQRFKDLVEADYQARNETNEIYIPPGPRLGDKAIEVDQLTKGYGDKLLIDNLSFALPPGAIVGIIGANGAGKTTLFRMLVGAESPDQGSITIGETVKIAYVDQSRDALDDNQTVWEEISDRQDTLEIGSYQTPSRAYVSRFNFKGSDQQKRVRDLSGGERNRVHLAKLLRSGGNVLLLDEPTNNLDVETLRALEQALLNFPGCVVVISHDRWFLDRIATHILAFEGNSQVNWFAGNFEEYEQDRQRRLGGDAQPRRIRYKPITRS from the coding sequence ATGGCCCAATACGTTTACAGCATGATGGGTGTGGGCAAAGTAGTCCCACCGAAAAAATATATTCTCAAGGACATCTCGTTGTCGTTTTTCCCGGGTGCCAAGATCGGTGTGCTCGGACTAAATGGCGCTGGGAAATCAACAGTCCTTCGGATCATGGCTGGGCTTGATCCGGAATTTGAAGGTGAGGCGATCCCGCAAAAAAACCTCAAGATCGGCTATCTCCCGCAAGAACCCGTGCTCGATGTGACCAAGGATGTGCGCGGCAACGTTGAGGAAGGTGTCTACGACAGGCGGGTACTACTGACACGGTTCAATGAAGTCAGCTTGCGGTTTGCAGAGCCCCTAGAAGACGATGAGATGGCCGCTCTGATTGAAGAGCAGGGCGAGCTGCAGACTCAGATAGATGCACTGGGTGCCTGGGAACTTGACCGCAATCTCGAGATAGCGGCCGATGCGCTGCGCCTACCGCCGTGGGACGCACGGGTCGAACACCTGTCCGGCGGTGAGCAGCGTCGAGTTGCTCTGTGCCGCCTGCTGCTCACAGAGCCAGACATGTTGTTGTTGGACGAGCCCACAAATCACCTAGACGCTGAATCGGTCGCGTGGCTGGAGCGTTATCTTGAGCGCTACCCAGGTACCGTCATTGCAGTGACCCATGACCGATACTTCCTCGACAACGTTGCGGGCTGGATCCTCGAACTCGATCGTGGGCAGGGTATCCCCTGGGAAGGCAACTATTCGTCCTGGCTGGAACAAAAGCATACTCGCCTGAAAATGGAAGAAAAGTCCCAGTCTGCTCGGCGTAAGACGATTGAGTCTGAACTCGAGTGGGTGCGCACCAACCCGAAGGGTAGACAGGCAAAGAACAAAGCCAGGCTCCAGCGCTTCAAGGATCTGGTTGAAGCAGACTACCAGGCACGAAATGAAACCAACGAGATCTACATCCCGCCAGGCCCCAGACTTGGTGACAAAGCGATAGAGGTCGACCAACTCACCAAGGGCTATGGCGACAAATTGCTTATCGATAATCTTTCTTTCGCTCTCCCCCCGGGGGCCATCGTCGGCATTATCGGCGCCAACGGTGCTGGCAAAACCACTCTGTTCAGAATGCTGGTCGGCGCAGAGTCACCCGACCAAGGCAGCATAACAATCGGTGAGACTGTCAAGATTGCTTACGTGGATCAGAGTCGAGATGCACTCGATGACAACCAGACGGTGTGGGAAGAAATTTCTGATCGTCAGGACACACTTGAGATCGGTTCCTACCAGACACCGTCGAGAGCCTACGTCTCCCGTTTCAATTTCAAAGGTAGCGATCAGCAAAAGCGTGTTCGGGATTTGTCCGGAGGAGAACGCAACCGCGTTCACCTGGCCAAGCTTCTTCGTAGTGGCGGTAATGTACTTCTGCTCGATGAACCCACCAACAATCTGGACGTTGAAACACTGCGTGCTCTGGAACAGGCACTACTCAATTTCCCCGGCTGTGTGGTGGTGATTTCTCATGATCGGTGGTTCCTGGACCGCATTGCGACCCACATTCTGGCTTTCGAAGGAAACAGCCAAGTCAACTGGTTCGCCGGTAACTTCGAGGAATATGAACAGGACCGTCAGCGACGACTCGGCGGCGACGCCCAGCCGCGTCGTATCCGATACAAACCCATAACCCGTAGCTGA
- a CDS encoding HU family DNA-binding protein translates to MSNFYSAPLSKTQMLNAISEQTGLSRKDVTAVVDGLSSVIEGHLKPGAAGVFKLPGLLKISIVDKPASPPRWGVPNPFRPGETMNVAAKPASRRVKVSAMKNLKAMAG, encoded by the coding sequence ATGAGCAACTTCTATAGTGCCCCCCTTTCCAAAACCCAGATGTTGAATGCCATTTCCGAACAGACCGGTCTTTCCCGTAAAGATGTCACTGCTGTTGTGGACGGTCTGTCGAGTGTTATTGAGGGCCACCTTAAACCTGGCGCAGCCGGTGTATTCAAACTGCCGGGCTTACTGAAGATCAGTATCGTCGATAAACCTGCCTCCCCACCACGTTGGGGGGTACCCAACCCATTCCGCCCCGGTGAGACCATGAATGTGGCGGCAAAACCTGCCAGCCGGCGGGTTAAAGTATCGGCGATGAAGAATCTTAAGGCGATGGCAGGCTGA
- a CDS encoding phytanoyl-CoA dioxygenase family protein, translating to MQLSAAQLSELRRSGFLILPGLFSETDVELLHSRLPTLFADGDPSNIEERSSGQVRTSMGLHLRDDLYARLVQHPRLFTPAQQILCEPLYIQQVKVNVKVAFSGEVWQWHYDFATHREEDGVPRPLALNLHVFLEDVTEFNGPLWFIPGSHLLGEHPASLDTSTTSYPLWVVDDTTITDLARRNGIVSAIGRKGTALIFHDTLVHASPNNMSPWDRTIFSLILNPVSNAYTKIARPDYKHHRDLTPVVALPDDCLAV from the coding sequence ATGCAACTCTCTGCAGCACAATTGAGCGAACTTCGGCGTAGTGGATTTTTGATTCTGCCCGGACTCTTCTCAGAGACCGACGTGGAACTTTTACATTCTCGCTTACCGACCTTGTTTGCCGATGGTGATCCTTCAAATATTGAAGAGAGAAGTTCTGGCCAGGTGCGTACCTCCATGGGACTTCATCTGCGCGATGACCTGTATGCTCGGTTGGTTCAACACCCGCGGCTGTTCACCCCGGCACAACAGATCCTTTGCGAACCACTCTATATCCAACAGGTCAAAGTCAACGTCAAAGTGGCATTCTCCGGTGAAGTCTGGCAGTGGCATTACGACTTCGCTACCCACCGGGAGGAGGACGGCGTCCCCCGGCCTCTGGCGTTGAATCTTCATGTGTTTCTAGAAGATGTAACAGAGTTCAACGGGCCTTTATGGTTTATTCCAGGTTCGCATCTACTGGGTGAACATCCTGCATCCCTTGATACATCCACCACAAGCTACCCGCTGTGGGTAGTCGATGATACAACCATCACCGATCTTGCAAGGCGGAACGGTATTGTGTCTGCCATCGGCAGGAAAGGCACGGCGCTGATTTTTCATGACACGCTTGTGCATGCGTCCCCCAACAATATGTCGCCTTGGGATCGCACCATCTTTTCCCTGATCTTAAATCCGGTTTCAAACGCCTATACCAAAATTGCGCGACCGGATTACAAACATCACCGGGACCTGACGCCCGTTGTGGCGTTGCCAGATGACTGTCTGGCTGTCTAG
- a CDS encoding flavodoxin family protein, whose amino-acid sequence MTPKRLLVVGHTPSVNTRRLFDAVVEGASSIEIENVEVVAYRPFDAQPANVQAAQAVILGTTENLGYMSGALKDFFDRIYYPCLEHTRGMPYALYIRAGHDGTGTRRSIETIVSGLGWRAVQEPLICRGDWQDAFVAQCQELGTAMAAGLETGIF is encoded by the coding sequence ATGACGCCAAAACGTTTACTCGTGGTTGGACATACGCCTTCGGTGAATACACGTCGCCTATTTGACGCCGTGGTAGAAGGTGCGTCGTCGATAGAAATCGAAAACGTAGAGGTTGTAGCGTACCGGCCTTTCGACGCACAGCCGGCGAATGTGCAGGCAGCGCAAGCAGTCATACTGGGGACCACTGAAAACCTGGGGTATATGTCAGGTGCGTTGAAAGACTTTTTCGATCGAATCTATTACCCGTGTCTTGAACACACCAGAGGCATGCCGTATGCGCTCTACATACGCGCTGGTCACGATGGCACCGGTACCCGGCGGAGTATCGAGACCATTGTTAGCGGTTTGGGCTGGAGGGCGGTCCAGGAGCCCCTGATCTGTCGCGGGGACTGGCAAGACGCTTTCGTTGCGCAGTGTCAGGAACTGGGCACTGCCATGGCGGCAGGACTCGAGACAGGTATCTTCTGA
- a CDS encoding LLM class flavin-dependent oxidoreductase yields the protein MKFSVQLSCDYPDPAYGGKQLYADMIEQALLADRLGFDAVSITEHHLINLLMMPAPLQFAVKIAGVTKRVKIILGVAVLPLHDMRVYAGELVCADIFTDYRLLVGLGRGAFPFETARMGIPIDKTLEKFDESVAVLQTLLTEEEVSWSGKYYQFEPLTVMPRPDREIPLLMSAVKPEAIYHSTRRGFHIMTTPLAGDHQYMLDQVDAFDRGKSELGPAGEALTLSLSRVSFLVKDDADRRAKNAIAHHYYGRFDNIRGPGVMHHGVISPLPRTVPIEETAENLLVCTPSEMIDKLKVYEAVGVDRFILNINFGTSQPEMLECIENFATQVMPHFAAHNASVPIRQVI from the coding sequence ATGAAATTTAGCGTACAACTGTCTTGCGATTACCCTGATCCTGCTTATGGTGGCAAACAGCTGTACGCGGACATGATTGAACAGGCATTGCTTGCCGACCGACTGGGTTTCGATGCGGTCTCGATCACCGAACACCATTTGATCAATCTTCTGATGATGCCGGCACCGCTGCAGTTTGCAGTGAAGATTGCGGGCGTTACTAAACGGGTGAAGATAATTCTGGGCGTCGCGGTACTGCCACTGCACGACATGCGGGTGTACGCCGGCGAATTGGTCTGTGCCGATATATTTACCGATTATCGGCTGCTTGTCGGCCTGGGTCGTGGGGCATTCCCGTTTGAGACTGCCCGCATGGGGATTCCGATAGACAAAACCCTGGAGAAGTTCGATGAATCGGTCGCTGTACTGCAGACTCTGTTGACCGAAGAAGAAGTGTCATGGAGCGGTAAGTACTACCAGTTTGAACCATTGACCGTGATGCCACGCCCGGATCGTGAGATCCCGCTATTGATGAGCGCCGTCAAGCCAGAGGCGATTTATCACTCGACCCGACGGGGCTTCCATATTATGACCACACCACTTGCCGGAGATCACCAGTACATGCTCGACCAGGTGGATGCCTTCGATCGGGGGAAATCCGAGCTTGGGCCGGCAGGTGAGGCGTTGACGCTGTCGCTGTCACGGGTCTCTTTCCTGGTTAAAGATGATGCGGACCGGCGGGCCAAGAATGCAATTGCGCACCACTATTATGGTCGTTTCGACAACATCCGCGGACCCGGCGTGATGCATCACGGCGTAATCTCGCCGTTGCCAAGGACAGTGCCGATCGAAGAAACCGCAGAAAATCTCCTGGTCTGTACACCATCCGAGATGATTGACAAGCTCAAGGTGTACGAGGCCGTCGGGGTCGACCGCTTTATCCTCAATATCAATTTCGGCACCTCGCAACCGGAGATGCTTGAGTGTATTGAAAACTTTGCAACTCAGGTGATGCCGCACTTTGCGGCGCACAATGCGTCCGTTCCGATTAGACAGGTGATCTGA
- a CDS encoding alpha/beta hydrolase: MAAVAVDYRVQGEGPPLYMVHGIGSRKVTWDGLMPQFTPYFTCVSYDLRGHGHSPVPTPPYSLDDLVEDLEALRVKLGHEQIHVVGHSLGGMIGPAYARAHPDRVSSLGLLSTAAGRSDDERKKLFALIAQMEREGVAPVLDTLLDRWYTDEFVRARPDLVEQRKQQVIDTLTDVFLSVFRIYATTEMGPWLHEIETPCLVLTGELDGGCNPRLNHFIAGELPQSEFVVLDGLKHSILMEAPNRVAAPLKRFLFKHR; encoded by the coding sequence ATGGCAGCGGTTGCAGTGGATTACCGCGTCCAGGGGGAAGGCCCACCACTCTATATGGTGCACGGCATCGGCTCGCGTAAGGTTACCTGGGATGGGTTGATGCCACAGTTCACACCTTATTTCACCTGCGTCAGTTACGACTTGCGTGGCCACGGTCATAGCCCGGTTCCCACGCCCCCCTACAGCCTGGATGATCTTGTTGAGGATCTCGAGGCCCTGCGCGTCAAACTTGGACACGAGCAGATACATGTTGTTGGGCACTCACTCGGTGGAATGATCGGTCCTGCTTATGCCAGAGCCCATCCGGATCGAGTGAGCTCACTCGGATTACTCAGTACCGCTGCCGGGCGCAGTGACGACGAGCGGAAAAAGTTGTTTGCGCTCATTGCCCAAATGGAGCGGGAGGGTGTGGCACCGGTACTGGATACCCTGCTGGATCGCTGGTACACCGACGAATTTGTACGCGCACGGCCAGATCTGGTCGAGCAACGCAAACAACAGGTGATCGATACGTTAACTGATGTTTTTCTGAGCGTCTTTCGTATTTACGCCACCACCGAGATGGGTCCTTGGCTCCATGAGATTGAAACACCTTGCCTGGTTTTGACAGGCGAACTGGACGGCGGTTGCAACCCGCGGCTTAATCACTTTATTGCCGGTGAACTGCCGCAGTCGGAATTTGTTGTTCTCGATGGATTGAAGCACTCAATCCTGATGGAGGCACCCAACCGGGTGGCAGCACCGCTTAAGAGGTTTCTATTCAAGCACCGCTGA